The proteins below come from a single Vicinamibacterales bacterium genomic window:
- a CDS encoding sulfur transferase domain-containing protein, which produces MRFQNVTHSVFLMLVLMTPISLTAQELIKEEIPGIRNYTQVNATVACAGATTLEALEEVRRRGFVSVVNFRTEGENGATNPGEASEKASELGLKYFHIPFRSSETWAWAAEQFLEVIANPDNQPTFIHCGSANRVGGMWLIKRVKLDNWDIESATAEAEVIGLRSPALKEFAIEYVRQ; this is translated from the coding sequence ATGCGATTTCAAAACGTTACACATTCCGTGTTTCTGATGCTCGTTCTAATGACCCCGATCTCCCTTACCGCACAAGAGCTGATAAAGGAAGAGATCCCGGGGATTCGAAACTACACCCAAGTGAATGCGACAGTCGCATGCGCTGGAGCCACTACACTGGAAGCACTCGAGGAAGTGCGGCGGCGGGGGTTTGTATCCGTTGTCAACTTCCGCACCGAAGGTGAAAACGGCGCCACCAACCCTGGTGAAGCATCCGAAAAAGCCTCAGAACTCGGATTGAAGTATTTTCATATTCCATTTCGGTCTTCTGAGACCTGGGCTTGGGCTGCCGAACAGTTCCTTGAGGTCATTGCCAACCCGGATAATCAACCGACATTCATTCACTGCGGGTCAGCCAATCGCGTTGGGGGAATGTGGTTGATCAAACGGGTCAAACTTGACAATTGGGATATTGAAAGCGCCACGGCTGAAGCTGAGGTGATTGGTCTCCGGTCCCCTGCGCTAAAAGAATTCGCCATTGAGTATGTCCGCCAGTGA
- a CDS encoding 4a-hydroxytetrahydrobiopterin dehydratase — MARLSAAAITEQLASLSAWIRDGQAIQREFTFPSFLEAVAFANRVAMEAERADHHPDIVIRFRSVMLVYVTHSESGLTQKDFDGARVADRVAEAR, encoded by the coding sequence ATGGCTCGACTATCGGCCGCAGCGATCACCGAACAACTTGCGTCGCTCTCCGCTTGGATTCGTGACGGCCAGGCCATCCAGAGGGAGTTTACGTTCCCGTCGTTTTTGGAGGCTGTAGCGTTTGCGAATCGTGTGGCGATGGAGGCCGAACGTGCAGATCATCACCCTGACATTGTGATTCGCTTTCGGAGTGTCATGCTGGTCTACGTGACACATAGCGAGTCTGGACTCACCCAGAAGGACTTCGATGGAGCGCGGGTGGCCGACCGGGTAGCCGAAGCTCGATGA
- a CDS encoding MerR family transcriptional regulator translates to MRLKKTYSSREVAALTGLSARQLQWWDARKLLTSTVASQRTAAGGFTERRYSPVELYELLVLADLRRHGFSVQKIRALLKTLKRQFDIRLYDAIRGGGEITLLTDGREVYARTLKGEFYNLLRAPSQPLLVLGEGEDLKEFSTRARPRRSKKRLAARRNATKPTKKTKRQRS, encoded by the coding sequence GTGCGGCTAAAGAAGACCTACAGTTCCCGAGAAGTCGCCGCGCTGACGGGGCTTTCTGCCCGCCAACTGCAGTGGTGGGACGCACGGAAACTGCTGACATCAACAGTGGCATCGCAGCGAACTGCTGCTGGGGGCTTCACTGAGCGGAGGTACTCTCCCGTCGAGTTGTACGAGCTCCTTGTGCTCGCTGACTTGCGCCGCCACGGCTTTTCCGTTCAAAAAATTCGTGCGCTGCTCAAAACACTGAAACGGCAATTCGACATACGGCTCTACGACGCCATCCGCGGTGGTGGGGAGATTACGTTACTGACCGATGGACGCGAGGTGTACGCACGTACTTTGAAGGGGGAGTTCTACAATCTGCTGCGCGCGCCGAGTCAGCCTTTGCTGGTGCTTGGTGAAGGAGAAGATTTGAAGGAGTTCAGTACGCGAGCTCGCCCACGACGGTCCAAGAAGCGCCTCGCTGCGAGGCGAAATGCGACAAAGCCGACCAAAAAAACGAAGCGTCAGCGTTCCTGA
- a CDS encoding alanine racemase gives MQLTELPTPQVLIDRDRLMANIKRMQTVATSGGLTLRPHTKTHKSPRIAKWQLEQGAAGICCAKVSEAEVFADAGISDIRLPYPINPFSATRVMALMDRVKLSLAIDHPTVAEQWSEAMCAYDRQLDVLVKVDVGYQRCGIAPEMTQAVAFLSHVTTLPGLRLRGLLSHAGQCYDVGSAEELAAVAKDEAETLRTLADGARQAEVKIDEISVGSTATAMLSASEPDLTELRPGNYVYYDRSQVAIGSASLDDCALSVMATVVSKPASNRIVLDCGSKTLTSDTGRGMVRPVGYGAVFSTLDETTPDDSLQITRLSEEHGVVEVQNGATGLEPGDRVRVLPNHSCVVSNLVDAVQLVDGWTVIETLPVEARGKIV, from the coding sequence ATGCAATTGACCGAACTCCCCACACCGCAAGTCCTCATCGATCGGGACCGGCTTATGGCCAACATCAAGCGAATGCAAACCGTCGCAACATCAGGGGGGCTGACGCTTAGACCGCACACCAAGACCCACAAGAGCCCTCGGATTGCAAAGTGGCAACTCGAACAAGGTGCGGCAGGGATCTGCTGCGCGAAAGTCAGCGAGGCGGAAGTTTTTGCCGACGCGGGTATCTCCGACATCCGGTTGCCCTATCCAATCAATCCGTTCAGTGCCACACGTGTCATGGCACTGATGGACCGTGTAAAACTTTCACTTGCAATCGATCATCCAACAGTGGCTGAACAGTGGTCCGAGGCGATGTGTGCATACGACCGGCAACTCGACGTCCTCGTCAAGGTTGACGTCGGGTATCAGCGGTGTGGCATTGCTCCCGAGATGACTCAGGCCGTCGCGTTTCTTTCACACGTAACTACCCTGCCAGGACTACGACTCCGTGGACTCCTCAGTCACGCCGGCCAGTGTTACGACGTAGGTTCCGCAGAGGAACTGGCCGCCGTAGCGAAGGACGAAGCCGAGACGCTACGAACGCTGGCTGACGGGGCACGACAGGCTGAAGTCAAAATCGACGAAATTAGCGTCGGCTCTACCGCCACAGCAATGCTAAGCGCTTCAGAGCCTGACCTTACGGAGCTTCGGCCAGGCAACTACGTCTATTACGATCGTAGCCAGGTTGCCATTGGCTCTGCCTCACTCGACGATTGCGCACTCTCCGTGATGGCGACCGTGGTCAGTAAGCCGGCAAGCAACCGCATCGTTCTCGACTGCGGTAGCAAGACACTTACCTCAGACACCGGTCGTGGAATGGTCCGCCCGGTGGGCTACGGCGCCGTTTTTTCCACTCTCGACGAGACAACACCAGACGACTCACTGCAGATCACGCGGCTTTCGGAAGAACACGGGGTCGTAGAAGTGCAGAATGGCGCTACAGGCCTAGAACCTGGTGACCGCGTACGCGTTCTGCCGAATCATTCGTGCGTTGTATCGAACCTAGTGGATGCTGTCCAACTCGTCGATGGATGGACAGTCATCGAGACACTCCCAGTCGAGGCGCGTGGGAAGATTGTGTAG
- a CDS encoding aldehyde dehydrogenase family protein: MSGSKPEMKITYATMSADQMEALHLGIDEAIEQVKAQLGKTYPMYIDGEAIESAEQFEDLSPNDTRIVLARFQKGTADHVRDAVRAARVAAADWGGRSWRERVAIVRKIGDGIRAQRWELAAWMGFETGKNRLECVGDIEEAADFMTYYCDQIEAHDGFCQTMDKLEPNEENTSVMRPHGVWAVISPFNFPMALAAGPAGGALVAGNTVVLKPASDTPRLGLRLYDIAAEAGVPPGVFNVVTGPGNSVGQEIAENAHIDGIVFTGSKEVGMMLSRENGGRPAPRPVITEMGGKNPTLVMSSADLDKATEGVWRSAFGAQGQKCSACSRVYVATDVCDRFVEELVEKTRKIKIGNPLERDVWMGPVINEAAVKTYERAIEEAKRDGGRVLTGGRRITEEPFRHGYFLEPTVIDGLPNGHRLFTDELFVPITVVGKVTSFDEAIRLANKTEYGLTAGIFSSDEDEIANFFDEIQAGVVYANRQAGATTGAWPGINPFGGWKASGSSGRGAGGPYYVQQFLKEQSRVRIY; this comes from the coding sequence ATGAGCGGTAGTAAACCCGAGATGAAAATCACCTACGCGACGATGAGCGCCGACCAGATGGAAGCGCTTCACCTTGGAATTGACGAGGCGATCGAACAGGTCAAAGCGCAGCTAGGCAAAACTTATCCAATGTACATTGACGGTGAGGCCATCGAATCAGCCGAACAGTTTGAAGACTTAAGCCCGAACGATACGCGGATTGTTTTGGCGCGGTTTCAAAAGGGTACCGCCGACCATGTGCGCGATGCGGTTCGTGCTGCTCGCGTAGCCGCGGCTGATTGGGGTGGGCGATCATGGAGAGAGCGGGTGGCTATAGTCCGTAAGATTGGGGACGGCATTCGAGCCCAGCGTTGGGAACTAGCAGCCTGGATGGGTTTTGAGACTGGCAAGAATCGCCTTGAATGCGTAGGCGATATAGAAGAAGCCGCCGATTTCATGACCTACTATTGCGATCAGATAGAGGCACACGACGGCTTTTGCCAGACGATGGACAAACTAGAGCCGAATGAAGAGAACACCAGTGTCATGCGTCCTCATGGGGTCTGGGCAGTCATCTCCCCGTTTAACTTTCCCATGGCGCTGGCCGCAGGTCCGGCGGGCGGCGCACTTGTCGCGGGGAACACCGTCGTGCTGAAACCAGCTAGCGATACGCCAAGGCTCGGTTTGAGGCTTTACGATATCGCCGCCGAGGCCGGCGTACCTCCAGGTGTATTCAACGTTGTAACCGGGCCTGGAAACTCAGTCGGCCAGGAAATTGCGGAAAATGCACACATCGACGGCATCGTTTTTACCGGGTCAAAAGAAGTTGGAATGATGCTGTCCCGTGAGAACGGCGGACGTCCAGCTCCGCGCCCGGTCATCACCGAGATGGGAGGCAAGAATCCCACTCTAGTCATGTCATCAGCTGACCTGGATAAAGCTACCGAAGGTGTGTGGCGCTCGGCGTTCGGTGCCCAAGGCCAGAAATGTTCCGCATGCTCTCGTGTGTACGTCGCGACCGATGTCTGCGATAGGTTCGTCGAGGAACTTGTGGAGAAAACCAGAAAGATCAAGATTGGTAACCCGCTTGAGCGCGATGTCTGGATGGGACCTGTCATCAACGAAGCGGCGGTTAAGACTTATGAACGGGCAATTGAAGAGGCTAAGCGCGACGGCGGGCGGGTCCTCACCGGGGGGCGTCGAATTACCGAAGAGCCCTTTCGACATGGCTACTTTCTCGAACCGACCGTCATTGATGGCTTACCGAACGGCCACCGATTATTCACCGATGAGCTGTTCGTCCCGATCACTGTCGTGGGTAAAGTAACGTCGTTTGACGAAGCAATACGGCTCGCCAACAAGACCGAATACGGTTTAACGGCTGGTATTTTTAGCAGCGATGAGGATGAAATAGCCAATTTCTTCGACGAAATCCAAGCTGGCGTCGTTTACGCCAACCGGCAGGCTGGCGCGACAACTGGCGCCTGGCCAGGTATCAATCCGTTCGGTGGTTGGAAAGCAAGTGGCTCGTCTGGTCGCGGTGCTGGTGGGCCCTACTACGTCCAGCAGTTTCTGAAAGAGCAGAGCCGGGTAAGGATCTACTAA
- a CDS encoding NAD(P)/FAD-dependent oxidoreductase produces MKSYDAIIVGGGHNALVTAFYLARAGVRTLVLERRNGVGGAAVTEDLYPGFKCPALAHAVGPLHPKVVDDLALHHHGVRFTEPEVRLFAPLPDHHTLLLHADPVRAADSISAFSQRDSKQYLAFSECLDEIGSVLRDFLWRTPPSTEHPKVSDVWQLIRAGRRFRGLGKQNMFRLLRWSAMPVADIVADWFETEALQAIVAARGIYGMNLGPKSAGSGMAFLLQQALGGHVLPTATTTRGGPGSLSEGLAKAAQTVGVEIRTGTEVTHIDVQQGVVAGVVLSDGTVITARTVVSGADPKRTFLKLISAAALEPAFVATIKGYRAAGTMAKINLALDALPEFTALASATSTERTNALGGRIHIGPSVEYLERAFDASKYGGYSESPYLDVTIPTVNDSTLAPDGQHVMSICAQFAPYHLRDENWHIARDGLGDRVIRVLTAYAPGLEDRILHRQILTPVDLETVYGLTGGHIFHGEHTLDQLFTMRPALGWAQYRTPVAGLYLCGAGTHPGGGVTGACGLNASREILKDLRKN; encoded by the coding sequence GTGAAGTCGTACGACGCAATTATTGTAGGAGGTGGTCATAACGCGCTCGTTACGGCGTTTTATCTGGCTAGGGCAGGCGTACGAACGCTCGTGCTGGAGCGCCGAAACGGAGTCGGTGGTGCCGCGGTAACAGAAGACCTCTACCCAGGTTTTAAATGTCCTGCTTTGGCGCACGCCGTGGGCCCACTGCATCCTAAAGTGGTCGACGACCTTGCCCTGCATCATCATGGCGTTCGCTTCACGGAACCCGAGGTGAGACTTTTCGCGCCACTACCGGACCACCACACCCTTCTACTTCATGCTGACCCGGTTCGCGCCGCAGACTCAATCAGTGCATTTTCACAACGCGACAGCAAACAGTACCTTGCCTTCAGTGAATGCCTCGATGAAATCGGTAGCGTGCTACGTGATTTCCTGTGGCGCACACCTCCATCAACCGAGCATCCTAAGGTTAGCGACGTCTGGCAGCTAATTAGAGCGGGCCGACGGTTTCGCGGTCTCGGCAAACAAAACATGTTCCGACTACTCAGGTGGTCAGCAATGCCAGTGGCCGACATAGTCGCCGACTGGTTTGAAACCGAAGCGCTGCAAGCCATCGTGGCCGCCCGCGGCATTTACGGCATGAACCTGGGTCCAAAATCGGCGGGTTCGGGTATGGCTTTCCTCCTGCAGCAGGCACTTGGGGGTCACGTGCTTCCTACAGCGACCACCACGAGAGGTGGACCCGGCTCACTGAGCGAGGGCTTAGCGAAGGCTGCTCAGACCGTCGGCGTCGAGATCAGGACCGGCACTGAGGTAACTCACATCGATGTCCAGCAGGGTGTAGTTGCCGGCGTGGTCCTCAGTGATGGGACGGTGATTACTGCTCGCACTGTTGTGTCGGGCGCCGATCCCAAGCGAACCTTTCTTAAACTGATTTCAGCAGCCGCTCTTGAACCTGCGTTCGTGGCCACCATCAAGGGATATCGAGCGGCCGGCACCATGGCTAAGATTAACCTGGCACTCGACGCTCTTCCGGAATTCACGGCCTTGGCTTCGGCAACTTCTACGGAGCGAACAAACGCGCTCGGTGGGCGGATTCACATTGGGCCTAGCGTGGAGTACCTCGAGAGGGCATTCGATGCTTCCAAGTACGGAGGCTATTCTGAGTCTCCATATCTCGACGTGACGATCCCAACGGTTAATGACTCGACCTTGGCACCTGACGGTCAACACGTTATGTCGATCTGCGCGCAATTCGCCCCGTACCATTTGCGTGACGAGAACTGGCACATAGCTCGCGATGGTCTCGGCGACAGGGTTATTCGCGTACTCACTGCTTACGCGCCTGGACTTGAAGACCGGATTTTGCATCGGCAGATCTTGACGCCTGTCGATCTGGAAACGGTCTACGGTCTAACCGGCGGCCACATTTTTCATGGCGAGCATACCTTGGACCAACTCTTCACAATGCGGCCGGCACTCGGTTGGGCCCAATATCGGACTCCGGTTGCTGGCCTGTACCTTTGCGGCGCGGGTACCCACCCTGGCGGCGGGGTAACCGGCGCTTGCGGATTGAATGCGAGTCGCGAGATTCTAAAGGACCTGCGGAAGAACTAA
- a CDS encoding NAD(P)/FAD-dependent oxidoreductase translates to MASTYDAIIIGGGHNGLVTAAYLARSGKKTLVLERRRLVGGAAVTEEIFPGFRFSVCSYVVSLLRPEIIRELELARHGLEILPLDGTFTPMPNGDYLWRVNDHAQTYREIARHSPRDAEAYEDYSKTMVDMGRFVKPMLEMAPRDPTSRDPRALLQLLAIGNRFRKLPRSFQQMQVQLGTMSAVDFLDQWFETDVLKATMAASGITGTFLGVRSPGTAYVLLHHYMGEIDGAFRSWGLPRGGTGAISNAIAAAAREAGAEIRTGTPVAQILVKRGKASGVVLENGDELRADIVASSVDPRLTFFKMVGKDLLPDDFVEDVSRYKLRGSSGKVNLALDALPNFTSLPGAGPHLRGGLTISPDVDYMERAYDDAKYGQYSRHPYIDMVIPTLSDPSMAPPGKHILSCFVQYAPYHLSSGTWDDQREQFGDCVVNTLANYAPNLKDIILHRQVITPLDLEREFGLTEGNIFQGELTLEQLFFLRPVPGWARYGTPVRGLYLCGSSTHPGGGIMGASGRNAAQRILKEWRFPGR, encoded by the coding sequence ATGGCAAGCACATACGACGCAATCATCATCGGTGGTGGGCACAATGGCTTAGTCACTGCAGCCTACCTCGCGCGCAGTGGAAAGAAAACGCTAGTTCTCGAGCGCCGTCGATTAGTGGGTGGCGCGGCCGTCACTGAAGAAATCTTTCCAGGCTTTAGGTTCTCAGTGTGCTCCTACGTCGTTTCACTTCTTCGGCCCGAAATCATCCGTGAACTTGAACTGGCGCGGCACGGCCTCGAGATTCTTCCTCTCGATGGCACGTTCACACCAATGCCGAACGGCGATTATCTCTGGCGCGTCAATGACCATGCCCAAACCTACAGGGAGATCGCTCGTCATTCTCCACGCGATGCCGAAGCTTACGAGGACTACAGCAAGACGATGGTCGACATGGGTCGGTTCGTCAAGCCAATGCTTGAAATGGCGCCGCGCGATCCAACGTCACGCGACCCGCGAGCGCTTCTGCAACTGCTGGCAATCGGTAACCGTTTCCGAAAGCTTCCACGTTCCTTCCAGCAGATGCAGGTGCAATTAGGGACGATGAGCGCTGTCGACTTCCTAGACCAATGGTTCGAAACCGACGTCCTAAAGGCCACAATGGCGGCCTCGGGAATAACCGGGACATTTCTCGGTGTGCGCTCACCCGGTACGGCCTATGTCCTCCTGCATCATTACATGGGAGAGATCGACGGTGCCTTTCGATCGTGGGGCCTTCCTCGAGGTGGCACTGGTGCAATCTCGAATGCGATCGCTGCCGCGGCTCGAGAAGCTGGAGCCGAGATCCGTACAGGAACACCAGTCGCACAGATACTTGTCAAGCGCGGAAAGGCCTCTGGGGTAGTGTTAGAGAACGGAGATGAATTACGCGCTGACATCGTTGCATCGAGCGTTGACCCACGCCTAACATTCTTCAAGATGGTCGGGAAAGACCTGCTACCGGACGACTTCGTTGAAGACGTTAGTCGTTACAAGCTGCGCGGTTCGTCCGGCAAGGTCAATTTGGCACTCGACGCATTACCCAATTTTACGAGCCTGCCTGGCGCAGGTCCGCACTTGCGAGGAGGACTTACGATTTCGCCAGATGTCGACTACATGGAACGTGCTTATGACGACGCCAAATACGGACAATATTCTCGGCATCCCTATATTGACATGGTCATTCCCACTCTGAGTGATCCGTCAATGGCACCTCCAGGCAAACACATCCTGTCCTGCTTCGTCCAGTACGCGCCATACCACTTAAGTTCTGGCACTTGGGATGACCAAAGGGAGCAATTTGGTGACTGTGTGGTTAACACGCTCGCTAACTACGCGCCGAACCTCAAAGACATCATCCTGCATCGACAGGTCATCACTCCACTTGATCTCGAGCGTGAGTTTGGCCTGACTGAGGGCAATATTTTCCAAGGCGAGCTGACCCTAGAGCAGTTATTTTTCCTACGACCGGTTCCGGGTTGGGCTCGTTATGGCACACCGGTTCGAGGCCTGTATCTCTGCGGCTCATCCACGCATCCCGGCGGCGGCATCATGGGTGCCTCAGGGCGCAACGCGGCGCAGCGGATTCTCAAGGAATGGAGATTTCCAGGTAGGTGA
- a CDS encoding aminomethyltransferase family protein yields the protein MPIGSAVHDRTLALCKSLNYREWSGFFSVSAYEAHHEHEYAAIRTSAALIDISPLYKYLITGKEATGFVNRLITRDATKLAVGQVAYTTWCDEDGKVIDDGTVSRLGDDRYRWTAADPNLRWFQGNAGGFDMTIRDVSEEVGALALQGPTSADVLRQVADVDIDALKYFRVTSGAIRNVSVDVSRTGYTGDLGYEIWMPWEDAGRVWDALVDHSQDYLVRPAGMLALDVARIEAGLLLTEVDFFGSRKALIPSQRYSPFEMGLDRLVSLDKSEFVGQPALRNERLAGPPRRIVGLEIDWPAIEVLFEAVGLPPEPPIVASREAVPVYSGGEQIGKLTSMVWSPVLKKLIALATVHRNYSASGTKMLIEFTVQAVRHKVEAVVVPTPFFSPSRKTATPPATAESS from the coding sequence GTGCCTATCGGATCCGCGGTTCATGACCGCACTTTAGCGCTCTGCAAGAGCTTAAATTATCGCGAATGGTCTGGTTTTTTCTCCGTTAGCGCCTACGAAGCCCATCACGAACATGAGTATGCGGCCATCCGCACGTCTGCAGCGTTAATCGACATTTCACCCCTCTACAAGTACTTAATTACAGGCAAAGAGGCGACAGGGTTCGTCAATCGCTTAATCACCCGAGATGCAACAAAGCTTGCCGTAGGCCAGGTTGCGTATACCACTTGGTGCGACGAGGACGGTAAGGTCATTGATGATGGGACGGTTTCGCGTCTCGGTGATGACCGGTATCGCTGGACTGCCGCCGATCCCAACCTCCGATGGTTTCAAGGGAACGCTGGCGGGTTCGACATGACTATTCGCGACGTGTCGGAGGAGGTCGGTGCCCTCGCGTTACAGGGCCCGACATCAGCCGACGTGTTGAGGCAGGTTGCTGATGTGGACATCGACGCGCTGAAATACTTCCGCGTCACTAGTGGTGCTATTCGGAATGTGTCGGTCGATGTTTCCCGCACTGGATACACTGGCGACTTGGGCTACGAGATCTGGATGCCTTGGGAAGACGCAGGCAGGGTATGGGATGCACTGGTCGATCACTCGCAGGATTACCTCGTGCGGCCGGCCGGCATGCTAGCCTTGGACGTGGCTCGAATCGAGGCTGGTCTATTGCTGACCGAAGTCGATTTCTTTGGCAGCCGGAAGGCGCTCATTCCGTCACAGCGATATTCACCATTCGAGATGGGACTTGATAGGTTGGTAAGTTTAGACAAGTCTGAATTTGTTGGTCAGCCTGCACTTCGAAATGAGCGGCTTGCTGGACCACCACGAAGGATTGTGGGTCTCGAAATTGACTGGCCGGCGATTGAGGTGCTCTTTGAGGCAGTTGGACTTCCACCAGAGCCGCCAATAGTGGCATCTCGGGAGGCCGTCCCGGTCTACAGCGGCGGAGAACAGATTGGCAAGTTAACCTCGATGGTCTGGTCGCCTGTACTAAAAAAACTGATTGCCTTGGCGACAGTCCACCGTAACTACTCGGCTTCCGGCACCAAAATGCTGATCGAATTCACCGTTCAGGCAGTTCGACACAAGGTGGAGGCAGTGGTGGTGCCGACGCCGTTCTTCAGTCCTTCGCGAAAAACTGCAACCCCACCGGCCACCGCCGAATCGAGCTAG
- a CDS encoding DUF6526 family protein, producing MSQAQPQNYANHARMVPAFHFVALPILAINLFWSVGQVVTAGLSFETLLAVGVALALIVIALCARLFALWAQDRVIRLEMRLKLTEVLSDELKPRIGDLSTSQLVGLRFASDAELPGLVRKVLEGSLSDQKAIKQAITAWQADHQRV from the coding sequence ATGTCTCAAGCACAACCACAAAACTACGCCAATCACGCTCGGATGGTTCCGGCCTTTCACTTTGTCGCACTCCCGATTTTAGCGATCAACTTGTTTTGGTCCGTGGGTCAAGTCGTGACGGCCGGCCTTTCATTCGAGACCTTACTGGCGGTAGGCGTCGCACTCGCGCTTATAGTCATCGCGTTGTGCGCCAGACTGTTCGCTCTCTGGGCACAGGACCGCGTCATTCGCCTCGAGATGCGGTTAAAACTGACGGAAGTTCTTTCGGACGAACTTAAGCCGAGGATTGGTGACCTGTCGACATCGCAACTTGTGGGACTGCGTTTTGCCAGTGACGCCGAGCTGCCGGGTCTCGTGCGCAAGGTGCTCGAGGGTAGCCTGAGTGACCAGAAAGCAATCAAGCAGGCAATCACGGCCTGGCAAGCAGACCATCAGCGGGTCTAA